From one Streptomyces sp. CA-210063 genomic stretch:
- the tatA gene encoding Sec-independent protein translocase subunit TatA, producing MGNLGPTEIILILVVIILLFGAKKLPDMARSLGKSARILKSEAKAMKSDGQDDTTAAAAPPHQNSEAAAQRTIQAAPGDVTSSRPVAEPTDTTKR from the coding sequence ATGGGTAACCTCGGCCCCACCGAGATCATTCTGATCCTCGTCGTCATCATCCTGCTGTTCGGTGCGAAGAAGCTTCCGGACATGGCGCGCTCGCTGGGCAAGTCCGCCCGCATCCTCAAGAGCGAGGCCAAGGCCATGAAGTCCGACGGTCAGGACGACACCACCGCGGCGGCCGCGCCTCCGCACCAGAACAGCGAGGCCGCGGCGCAGCGCACCATCCAGGCCGCTCCCGGCGATGTGACCAGCTCCCGCCCGGTCGCCGAGCCGACGGACACGACCAAGCGCTGA